In one Pseudothermotoga sp. genomic region, the following are encoded:
- the rocD gene encoding ornithine--oxo-acid transaminase, translating into MNSQFYIDIEYTYGAHNYKPLPVVIDRAERVWVWDVEGKRYIDMLSSYSALNHGHRHPKIVKALMDQLQKVTLTSRAFHNSVLGLFEEKLAKFAKYDKVLPMNTGAEAVESALKIARKWAYYKRGIPMNEGNIIVAEGNFHGRTITIVSFSTEHQYRDGFGPYTPGFKVAKFGDAEEVERLIDDRTLGILIEPIQGEGGVKVPPQGYLTKLREIATKHRILMMLDEIQTGLGRTGKMFAWQWEDAKPDILILGKALGGGVYPVSAVLASNEVMDVLKPGDHGSTFGGNPLAAAVGMAAIDVLVEEKLDERARTLGEYFMNQLKLIKSDCIKEIRGKGLLIGVEIKKEFGPARPFCEKLAKLGVLCKETHEQVIRFAPPLVIEKEEIDWALERIEKVLMEPSYEHKVLKLS; encoded by the coding sequence ATGAACAGCCAGTTCTATATCGACATTGAATACACATACGGCGCTCATAACTATAAACCTTTGCCGGTCGTCATCGACAGAGCTGAGCGCGTGTGGGTGTGGGATGTGGAGGGAAAAAGGTACATAGACATGCTCTCCTCCTATTCGGCCCTGAACCATGGACACAGACATCCGAAGATCGTCAAGGCACTCATGGATCAACTTCAAAAAGTAACACTCACATCGCGTGCTTTCCACAACAGCGTGCTGGGTTTGTTCGAGGAAAAACTGGCAAAGTTCGCAAAGTACGACAAGGTTCTCCCAATGAACACGGGGGCGGAAGCCGTTGAAAGCGCCCTCAAAATAGCCAGAAAATGGGCTTACTACAAGCGTGGCATACCCATGAACGAGGGTAACATCATCGTGGCAGAAGGGAATTTTCATGGAAGAACGATCACCATCGTTTCGTTCTCGACCGAGCACCAGTACAGAGACGGCTTTGGACCATACACACCAGGTTTCAAAGTTGCCAAATTCGGCGATGCTGAAGAAGTTGAAAGACTGATCGATGACAGAACGTTGGGTATCTTGATCGAGCCAATCCAAGGCGAGGGTGGTGTCAAAGTACCACCACAAGGTTATCTGACGAAGCTCAGAGAAATTGCCACAAAGCATCGAATATTGATGATGCTGGATGAAATTCAAACAGGTTTGGGAAGAACCGGTAAGATGTTCGCTTGGCAGTGGGAAGATGCCAAACCAGACATACTGATACTCGGGAAAGCCCTCGGCGGTGGTGTCTATCCCGTTTCAGCTGTGCTCGCCAGCAATGAAGTTATGGACGTGCTCAAACCAGGCGATCACGGCTCAACGTTCGGCGGAAATCCGCTGGCTGCTGCCGTCGGTATGGCCGCGATAGATGTCCTCGTTGAAGAGAAGCTCGATGAACGTGCACGAACGCTCGGAGAATACTTCATGAACCAGTTGAAACTAATCAAGAGCGACTGTATAAAAGAGATAAGAGGTAAAGGTTTATTGATAGGTGTGGAAATAAAGAAAGAATTTGGTCCGGCACGCCCATTCTGTGAAAAGCTCGCCAAGCTTGGAGTTCTGTGTAAAGAAACGCACGAACAAGTGATCAGGTTCGCACCACCACTCGTGATAGAAAAGGAAGAGATCGACTGGGCCCTGGAAAGAATCGAGAAAGTCCTCATGGAACCTTCCTACGAACACAAAGTTTTGAAACTCTCCTGA
- a CDS encoding phospho-sugar mutase: MILFGTGGVRGIMRKGEFDENLVMTVSQAVATWMHEEGLNGVVIAYDTRKNSDVFAKLAAKTFADSGIDAFIFEEPVPTPLLSFAVREMNAGVGVVITASHNPPEYNGYKVYTSDGVQAVPRYTEKIASMMGKSCHTGRIGTVNPVPKEIEKKYIEGLIELVGGYVDSPKKIVYSPLQGTGARFVPMVLRRLGFEVFCVENQMGFDPNFSKVSSLNPEYDEAFDDVKKLCRKENVRFGIATDPDCDRVGLVVDGRKLTGNQVGVLLTQLLRHRAPRGSCLIKTIVTTDMVVPMCEKMGLRVFETPTGFKYIGHLIENELRELNLDYFFAFEESCGYLTGHLVRDKDGVLGSALIAALCSKHDPLELLKSLYETYGYHGEKLVSIPFESVIHASKKYEELKLHPPQKLAGYPVINVRDYENDPKMPSETLLIELNGVKIYVRPSGTEPKLKIYIKVVGSSEKEIESRLCSIERVVRQI; encoded by the coding sequence TTGATCCTATTTGGAACTGGTGGTGTGAGGGGCATCATGCGGAAGGGCGAGTTCGATGAAAATCTCGTCATGACTGTTTCGCAGGCAGTTGCAACTTGGATGCATGAGGAAGGTCTAAACGGTGTCGTCATCGCGTACGATACGAGGAAGAACTCCGATGTGTTTGCAAAGTTGGCTGCCAAAACTTTTGCTGATAGTGGTATAGACGCTTTTATCTTTGAAGAACCTGTACCGACGCCTCTGCTCTCTTTCGCCGTGAGAGAGATGAACGCGGGGGTTGGTGTCGTCATCACAGCCAGCCACAATCCACCAGAGTACAACGGTTACAAAGTCTATACGAGTGACGGGGTACAAGCCGTGCCTCGATACACAGAGAAGATCGCATCCATGATGGGGAAGAGTTGTCATACAGGCAGAATAGGTACAGTGAATCCAGTTCCAAAAGAGATCGAGAAGAAGTACATCGAAGGACTCATAGAGTTGGTGGGAGGCTATGTGGATTCTCCAAAGAAGATTGTTTACTCACCGCTTCAAGGAACCGGAGCCCGCTTTGTGCCGATGGTGTTGAGGCGACTCGGTTTCGAAGTATTCTGCGTTGAAAACCAGATGGGATTCGATCCGAACTTTTCCAAGGTGTCATCTTTAAACCCCGAGTACGATGAGGCTTTTGATGATGTTAAAAAACTCTGTAGGAAAGAAAACGTTCGATTCGGTATCGCAACCGATCCGGATTGTGACAGGGTCGGATTGGTTGTGGATGGAAGGAAGCTGACGGGAAACCAAGTTGGAGTTTTGTTGACACAGTTGTTGAGACACAGAGCACCCCGAGGGAGTTGTCTGATCAAAACGATAGTCACTACGGATATGGTGGTCCCCATGTGTGAGAAAATGGGTTTGAGAGTTTTTGAAACACCCACTGGATTCAAATACATCGGTCACCTGATAGAGAATGAGTTGAGAGAGCTCAATTTGGATTACTTTTTCGCGTTCGAAGAAAGTTGTGGTTATCTCACTGGACACCTCGTGAGAGACAAAGACGGTGTTTTGGGTTCAGCGTTGATAGCAGCCCTTTGCTCCAAACATGATCCTCTAGAACTTTTGAAATCCTTGTATGAAACGTACGGCTACCATGGGGAAAAATTGGTATCCATCCCATTTGAATCCGTGATTCACGCATCGAAAAAATACGAAGAACTCAAACTCCATCCACCACAAAAACTCGCTGGTTATCCTGTGATCAACGTTCGTGATTATGAGAATGATCCGAAGATGCCGAGCGAAACACTCCTGATCGAACTGAATGGAGTAAAGATTTATGTGAGGCCATCCGGTACAGAACCGAAGCTCAAGATCTACATCAAAGTGGTTGGATCGAGCGAGAAAGAGATTGAATCACGTTTGTGCTCGATCGAAAGGGTCGTGAGACAAATATGA
- a CDS encoding flavodoxin family protein: MKPFIVLVSASERKYGNSSQLLYLAAEGVQDGGGSFEIVHLSDHVIKPCIGCVSDEERLCKYPCLIADDDFNNLATKLINSQGFIVATPVYWYAPNGNLKNFIDRLTSLENMIDHVGRSSLEGKVAGFIAAGSDSGVMMAISYMAITFNSMGVHIVPWSMAYTHSPDPTEDVQAMMDAYNVGLITAKMARILMNNEYVGYEPKVDLEKLKRKIESVRSQFEDEKKLRMKKLSSLG, from the coding sequence GTGAAACCTTTCATCGTTCTTGTGAGCGCTTCGGAGAGAAAGTATGGAAATTCTTCTCAGTTGCTTTATTTAGCGGCTGAAGGCGTGCAAGATGGAGGGGGAAGCTTTGAGATCGTTCATCTTTCAGATCACGTCATCAAACCGTGCATTGGGTGTGTTTCAGATGAGGAAAGACTTTGCAAATATCCTTGTCTGATCGCAGACGATGACTTCAACAATCTCGCGACCAAACTCATCAACTCACAGGGTTTCATCGTAGCTACACCCGTTTATTGGTACGCACCGAACGGAAATTTGAAGAACTTCATCGACAGACTCACGAGTTTGGAGAATATGATAGACCACGTGGGAAGGAGTTCACTCGAAGGAAAAGTTGCAGGATTCATAGCGGCCGGTTCGGACAGCGGAGTGATGATGGCGATATCTTACATGGCGATCACTTTCAACAGTATGGGTGTTCACATCGTTCCGTGGTCGATGGCTTACACCCATTCACCTGATCCAACCGAAGACGTTCAAGCCATGATGGACGCTTACAACGTTGGTTTGATCACAGCGAAAATGGCAAGAATACTCATGAACAATGAGTATGTGGGCTATGAACCAAAAGTTGATCTTGAGAAGCTGAAGCGAAAGATCGAAAGCGTGCGCTCACAGTTTGAGGATGAAAAAAAGCTCAGGATGAAGAAACTGAGCTCCTTGGGTTAG
- a CDS encoding amidohydrolase, with translation MRNVRSEPEVCDILIEDGKITAIGELSVRGSCEVYDFSNKLVMPGFINAHTHAAMTLMRGYAEDLKLKEWLFERILPVEERLTEQDVYYGTMLAQMEMAKRGIVAYADMYFHCDSVARAALDFGMKVLITRGLVDFDSEKGRLKQNVEYYERWDGRNGLIRVGFGPHAPYSCSLRYIDEIAKMALKLRSPIMIHLYETSEEDYDLSSLLQTSLRDCKVLFAHCVHVKDSDIPLLANDKFFVVHNPTSNLKLGSGIAPIHKFISSNVQVCLGTDGAASNNSLDVWYEMRLATLLQKLTDPHHLSVEQALSMAIEQGAKALGLSSGRIEIGDDADLIVVDLNKPWYVPREKIKAHIVHAGCSLDVFATMVKGRWIYYDGKFPTIDEEYVFKKCEEAIKRLIGTTN, from the coding sequence ATGAGGAATGTTCGCTCTGAGCCAGAAGTTTGCGACATTTTGATAGAGGACGGTAAAATCACTGCGATCGGTGAGTTATCGGTGCGAGGCTCGTGTGAAGTTTACGACTTTTCGAATAAGCTCGTGATGCCAGGGTTCATCAACGCCCACACACATGCGGCGATGACGCTCATGCGTGGATATGCGGAGGATTTGAAACTCAAAGAATGGCTCTTCGAGAGAATACTACCTGTAGAAGAGAGGCTGACCGAACAAGATGTTTACTACGGTACGATGTTGGCGCAAATGGAGATGGCAAAACGTGGTATCGTGGCATACGCGGATATGTACTTTCACTGCGATTCCGTGGCAAGGGCTGCTCTAGACTTCGGTATGAAGGTTTTGATCACACGGGGGCTGGTCGACTTCGATTCTGAGAAGGGCAGACTCAAGCAAAACGTTGAATATTACGAAAGATGGGATGGGAGAAACGGTCTCATAAGAGTTGGGTTCGGCCCTCACGCACCTTACAGTTGCTCTCTCCGCTACATAGACGAGATAGCAAAAATGGCTTTGAAACTGCGATCTCCCATCATGATACACCTGTACGAGACGAGCGAAGAGGACTACGATTTGAGCAGTCTCCTCCAAACTTCATTGAGAGATTGCAAAGTGTTGTTCGCTCACTGCGTTCATGTGAAGGACTCTGACATCCCCTTACTTGCCAACGACAAATTCTTCGTTGTTCACAACCCTACGAGCAACCTCAAACTGGGCAGTGGGATTGCCCCAATTCACAAATTCATTTCGTCAAACGTGCAGGTTTGTTTGGGTACAGATGGTGCTGCGAGCAACAACAGTCTCGATGTTTGGTACGAAATGCGCTTGGCGACGTTACTTCAAAAGTTGACAGACCCGCATCACCTTTCGGTTGAACAAGCTTTGTCCATGGCGATCGAACAAGGGGCTAAGGCCCTCGGGTTGAGCTCAGGAAGGATAGAAATCGGGGACGATGCGGATTTGATCGTTGTAGATTTGAATAAACCGTGGTACGTGCCACGCGAGAAGATCAAAGCACACATCGTTCATGCGGGTTGTTCGTTGGACGTGTTCGCCACCATGGTGAAGGGACGGTGGATCTATTATGATGGGAAGTTCCCCACCATCGACGAAGAGTACGTCTTCAAAAAATGTGAGGAGGCGATCAAAAGATTGATAGGTACAACAAATTGA
- a CDS encoding S9 family peptidase — MWSVSSFAKLVSPTEVKISPNGVWIAYTIKRVNPEKNKTARQIVLHNLEDDGEFFLPENTSKPRFSPDSKRLAYLKKDDEESKLFVMELRNFSSQLITTADSISFFDWSPSGRSLFVVTQKKRKDPDLYFETHIPVWFDAKGFLDDCKDVFHIFDVESCQELDQFEERNVVFAFWSKQGIVYTLAHEEAPFTRFNVMLYSERSKKTVLENVGMIATDHLQDGLILLGRHQKNVFQHDYVYLLKNGELLSLTERYGLDNSGHISLEVWASDSESYPIARGEWVYFKTGDRGNVKLERMHLTDFQKETVLAEGAVTCFDASEDGKVVYVAVNSEIGAEVYLHRSGYPERITSLNLQFLETVPVRKLHHFEYKSFDDTTIDAWYLKPDRPPAPLIVFVHGGPKGAYGNCLYFLGQLLAQEGFYVLYTNPRGSDNYDENFALAVKKKTGLEDFSDIMHGVEAIKKKEDITDVGITGISYGGFMTNWAITQTNIFTAAVSENGISYWFTSYAFSDIGFWFDKNLIGEDPLVDENYRKLSPIFYAKNVKTPLLLIHSLEDYRCPLDQSLMFYTVLKDLGKEVYIAIFKKGAHGHSVHGSYSHRLKRYKLILEFFKQKLMLKREKFDPEECFKT, encoded by the coding sequence ATGTGGAGCGTTTCGAGCTTCGCAAAATTGGTCAGCCCAACTGAAGTCAAAATAAGCCCAAATGGCGTTTGGATCGCCTACACGATCAAAAGAGTGAATCCAGAGAAGAACAAAACTGCCAGACAGATAGTCCTCCACAACCTGGAAGACGATGGAGAGTTTTTCCTCCCAGAGAACACATCGAAACCACGCTTTTCACCAGATTCAAAGAGATTGGCCTATCTCAAGAAGGACGACGAAGAAAGTAAACTTTTCGTGATGGAACTCAGAAATTTCTCATCTCAACTCATCACAACAGCCGATTCGATAAGTTTCTTCGACTGGTCCCCGTCTGGCCGCAGTTTGTTCGTAGTGACACAAAAAAAGCGCAAAGACCCCGATCTGTATTTTGAAACGCACATACCGGTTTGGTTTGATGCAAAAGGATTCCTCGATGATTGTAAGGATGTCTTTCATATTTTCGATGTGGAATCTTGCCAAGAACTCGATCAATTTGAAGAGAGAAATGTCGTGTTCGCGTTCTGGTCTAAACAAGGTATAGTTTACACTCTTGCCCATGAAGAAGCTCCGTTCACGCGTTTCAATGTGATGCTTTACAGTGAAAGGTCCAAGAAGACTGTACTTGAAAATGTGGGGATGATCGCGACTGACCATCTTCAGGATGGTCTAATCCTGTTGGGGAGACATCAAAAGAACGTTTTTCAACATGATTACGTTTATCTTTTGAAGAACGGCGAGTTGCTGTCCCTTACGGAACGCTACGGCTTGGATAACTCCGGACACATAAGTTTGGAAGTGTGGGCCTCCGACAGTGAAAGTTATCCGATCGCCAGAGGCGAATGGGTTTACTTCAAAACGGGAGATAGAGGCAATGTGAAGTTAGAACGCATGCACCTGACCGATTTTCAGAAAGAAACCGTTCTCGCCGAGGGGGCTGTGACTTGTTTCGATGCGAGTGAAGATGGAAAGGTTGTTTACGTTGCAGTCAACAGCGAGATTGGAGCTGAAGTCTATCTACATAGAAGTGGATATCCTGAGAGGATCACATCACTGAATCTGCAGTTTTTAGAAACCGTACCAGTGAGAAAATTACACCATTTCGAATACAAAAGTTTCGATGACACAACGATCGATGCTTGGTATCTCAAACCAGACAGACCTCCAGCACCTCTGATCGTTTTTGTTCACGGAGGACCAAAGGGCGCTTATGGTAACTGTCTCTATTTTCTAGGCCAACTCCTCGCTCAAGAGGGTTTCTACGTTCTGTATACGAACCCTCGTGGCAGTGATAATTACGATGAGAATTTTGCCCTGGCAGTGAAGAAGAAAACTGGTTTGGAAGATTTTTCAGATATCATGCACGGTGTGGAGGCCATCAAGAAAAAGGAAGACATCACCGACGTCGGCATAACAGGTATCAGTTACGGTGGTTTCATGACCAACTGGGCCATAACTCAAACCAACATTTTCACTGCAGCTGTGAGTGAGAACGGTATCAGTTATTGGTTCACGAGCTACGCGTTTTCTGACATAGGCTTCTGGTTCGATAAGAACTTGATAGGTGAAGATCCACTCGTTGATGAAAACTACAGGAAGCTGAGTCCAATATTTTACGCGAAAAACGTAAAAACGCCCCTGCTTTTGATCCACAGCTTGGAGGATTATCGCTGTCCCCTCGATCAATCACTCATGTTCTACACGGTGCTCAAAGATCTCGGCAAGGAGGTTTACATAGCCATCTTTAAGAAAGGAGCGCACGGTCACAGTGTACATGGCAGTTATTCACACAGACTGAAGCGGTACAAATTGATCTTGGAATTCTTCAAGCAAAAATTGATGCTGAAACGCGAAAAATTCGATCCAGAAGAATGCTTCAAAACTTGA
- a CDS encoding AAA family ATPase, with protein MVLRFGGKNLLFFKDFDLEFSEGLNVITGETGAGKSILLRGLQALLGKKVEFLLGEDTWLEALILVKSVDEELREIGIKEGEHVVSLSSGKRWIYRIDGKMYPQAVVERLFEDSIHFHQQNSHVNLLKKRHQLSLLDRFCDNDRLLNEYKGAYQRMQELLNLIEGFSDRNIDQEIEELDRQLLFFEKYKPNEEEERSLKERFERISKAKQLTSFLEEISETLNDDILARLWRLVISAEKMSTLLPQGLSELLRSIVENSNEVKRMIHKFVEEIQIEDASEIEARLAIYNELRRRFGPDWENIKKNWMKLEQERKELLEKRQQLYLANKELVSIQRICWDLAQRLHERRIERAVEFEREVQKHLKELAMNVDFLVKIGKFDHLTPSGISDVEFVIKLEGGELRSLRDVLSGGELSRMVLAVQLVITGHAGGAFVFDEIDSGIGGITGNVLGEKLKSLSNRAQVIVVTHLPQVARHADRHFFVEKDGTDSMNVRQLSSKERKDELLRMIGGKDVWGDVV; from the coding sequence ATGGTACTGCGTTTTGGTGGAAAAAACCTGCTGTTTTTTAAAGATTTCGACCTCGAGTTCAGCGAAGGTTTAAATGTCATAACTGGTGAAACTGGGGCGGGAAAGTCGATTCTCTTGAGAGGTTTACAGGCTTTACTTGGAAAGAAAGTCGAGTTTCTCCTCGGTGAGGACACGTGGTTGGAAGCGCTCATTTTGGTGAAGAGTGTGGATGAAGAACTCAGAGAAATCGGTATAAAGGAAGGCGAACATGTTGTGAGTTTGAGTTCTGGTAAAAGATGGATCTATCGTATAGATGGCAAAATGTATCCTCAGGCCGTCGTAGAAAGACTTTTTGAAGATTCAATTCATTTTCATCAGCAAAATTCTCATGTGAACTTGTTGAAGAAGCGTCACCAGCTGTCACTCTTAGATAGATTCTGTGATAACGATCGACTGCTGAATGAATACAAAGGTGCGTACCAAAGGATGCAAGAGTTGCTCAATTTAATAGAAGGATTCTCAGATAGAAATATAGATCAGGAGATCGAAGAATTGGATAGACAGCTTCTTTTCTTTGAAAAATACAAGCCAAACGAGGAGGAGGAAAGGTCTCTCAAAGAAAGGTTTGAGAGGATCAGCAAGGCTAAGCAACTCACATCCTTTTTGGAAGAAATATCTGAAACTCTGAACGATGACATCTTGGCGAGGCTCTGGAGGCTGGTCATCTCGGCAGAGAAAATGTCGACGTTGCTCCCACAAGGTTTATCGGAGTTGTTGAGGAGCATAGTCGAAAATTCGAATGAAGTTAAGCGAATGATCCATAAATTCGTTGAGGAAATTCAAATTGAAGATGCCAGCGAAATAGAGGCAAGGCTTGCGATTTACAACGAGCTCAGGAGACGCTTCGGCCCAGATTGGGAAAACATCAAGAAAAACTGGATGAAGTTGGAGCAAGAAAGAAAGGAACTGCTCGAAAAAAGGCAACAACTCTACCTAGCCAATAAAGAACTCGTCTCGATACAGCGAATCTGTTGGGATCTAGCGCAACGTTTGCATGAACGTAGGATCGAAAGGGCCGTCGAATTTGAAAGAGAAGTGCAAAAGCATCTCAAGGAACTAGCTATGAATGTGGATTTTCTCGTAAAAATTGGAAAGTTCGATCATCTAACGCCGAGCGGTATCAGCGATGTTGAGTTCGTCATCAAACTCGAAGGAGGAGAACTGAGGAGCTTGAGAGATGTTCTGTCCGGAGGAGAACTCTCACGCATGGTGCTCGCTGTACAGTTGGTCATCACTGGTCATGCTGGTGGCGCATTCGTGTTCGATGAGATAGACAGCGGTATAGGGGGTATCACTGGAAACGTGCTTGGAGAGAAACTCAAATCTTTGTCGAATCGAGCGCAAGTGATCGTTGTGACCCATCTGCCACAGGTGGCCAGACATGCCGATAGACATTTTTTCGTGGAAAAAGACGGAACTGACAGCATGAACGTCAGACAACTCAGTTCTAAGGAGAGGAAAGATGAGTTGCTACGTATGATCGGTGGTAAAGACGTGTGGGGGGATGTCGTTTGA
- a CDS encoding TIGR01212 family radical SAM protein (This family includes YhcC from E. coli K-12, an uncharacterized radical SAM protein.): MSEYLKRRYGAKVHRLVIDAGFTCPNREKGSGCIFCDPTGSGFNALHGLSVREQVLRQKEWAMRKYGATKFIAYFQSFTNTYAPINILREKYSEALVDDSIVQLAVSTRPDCVSEEVLNLLSEFKSKVDVSLELGLQTINSRTLRILNRGHGVAEFVDAVLRTKKHGFEIVVHVIVDLPWDELEDVVDTAKVLSYLNVDGVKIHSLYIVEDSPLGKMFKEGSFQPISFEAFIERTVAFLENLSPNIVIHRLVSDPPRTGTLFARWNLTKNEVVSAIESELKRRNTFQGAKFKPATGGPIKF, encoded by the coding sequence TTGAGCGAATATCTGAAACGTCGGTACGGTGCCAAAGTCCACAGGCTCGTCATAGATGCCGGTTTCACTTGCCCGAACAGGGAGAAAGGTAGTGGATGTATATTCTGCGACCCAACTGGCAGTGGGTTCAATGCCTTGCACGGTTTATCTGTTCGTGAACAAGTGCTCAGGCAGAAAGAATGGGCGATGAGAAAGTACGGAGCAACCAAGTTCATAGCTTATTTTCAATCTTTCACGAATACTTATGCTCCCATCAACATTCTGCGTGAGAAATATTCAGAGGCGCTCGTGGATGACTCCATAGTGCAGCTCGCGGTCTCCACAAGACCCGATTGTGTGTCCGAAGAGGTCCTGAACTTGTTGAGCGAGTTTAAATCCAAAGTGGACGTTTCGTTGGAGCTCGGTCTTCAAACCATCAACTCCCGAACGCTGAGGATTCTCAACAGAGGTCATGGGGTAGCGGAGTTCGTCGACGCGGTTTTGAGGACCAAAAAGCACGGCTTTGAGATCGTTGTACACGTCATCGTCGATCTGCCTTGGGATGAACTTGAGGACGTTGTCGATACCGCGAAAGTCCTATCGTATTTGAATGTCGATGGAGTGAAGATCCATTCGCTCTACATTGTGGAGGATAGTCCGTTGGGAAAAATGTTCAAAGAAGGTTCTTTTCAACCAATCAGTTTTGAAGCTTTCATCGAAAGGACGGTAGCCTTTCTGGAGAATCTATCGCCGAACATCGTCATACACAGACTCGTTTCCGACCCACCACGAACTGGTACGCTCTTTGCGAGGTGGAATCTGACGAAGAACGAAGTTGTGAGTGCCATCGAATCAGAACTGAAGCGCAGGAACACCTTTCAGGGAGCAAAATTCAAGCCCGCCACGGGCGGGCCCATCAAGTTTTGA
- a CDS encoding ATP-dependent helicase, producing the protein MKIDYFQELDEEQRVAVLESEGRSLVIAGPGSGKTRVITYKLLHLLSIGVEPSQILLVTFTRAAANEMIERAKRVTGSDLENLTAGTFHHVCNLMLRKYANRLGFSANFTILDEEDSLSLIKHVRTKVIDKIFSEEKQKHFPAPTIIQKIFSYSANTLSSLRETLLELYPKHIEFESVIEEIHKEYALEKRSQNCMDYDDLLTLTVFLLEHDSQVRYREASKYKWILVDEFQDTNILQLKLVDLLSSVHGNAFVVADDAQSIYSFRGARFENVKDFAHSNAKIFKIQTNYRSTEAIVEFINAMIPRSSVPKLLRSVKPNGIKPKVVNTWDKVSEASFVAKEILRLLEFGYDPNQIGVLYRSHSHSFELQLELSKHQIDFRILSGLRFTETAHVKDVLAFLRLVQNPREKISWIRVARLFPGIGVKTASAFADHASSIGSIEFEDIFDSFPNKRPSLLKLEEVLLNVARQDSVSEKIEYLYESFYREYLENSYHDYVERKADVQKLIEIAERYKSLERFLSDLAISEDVTRETGGRKVTLTTVHQAKGLEWDVVFILSVNPGDFPSYYAITDGKLDEEERIFYVAITRAKELLYIMRQESTKPSYFYWMKMSDFIERIPKHLVEWIDVD; encoded by the coding sequence ATGAAAATAGATTACTTTCAAGAGTTGGATGAAGAACAAAGAGTGGCCGTCCTCGAATCGGAAGGTAGATCTCTGGTCATAGCAGGACCAGGTTCTGGCAAAACCCGCGTCATCACATACAAACTGCTACATTTGCTCAGCATTGGTGTTGAGCCTTCGCAGATATTGCTGGTGACTTTCACGCGTGCTGCCGCGAACGAGATGATAGAACGTGCGAAACGCGTCACCGGATCGGACCTTGAAAACCTCACGGCTGGTACGTTCCACCACGTTTGTAATCTCATGCTGAGAAAGTATGCCAATCGGTTGGGATTCTCAGCCAATTTCACCATCCTCGATGAGGAAGATTCACTCAGTTTGATCAAACACGTCAGAACAAAAGTGATCGATAAGATATTCTCCGAGGAAAAGCAAAAGCATTTCCCGGCTCCAACGATCATTCAGAAGATCTTTTCCTACAGTGCGAACACGCTATCTTCGTTGAGGGAAACTCTATTGGAACTTTATCCTAAGCACATCGAGTTCGAGAGTGTGATCGAAGAGATTCACAAAGAGTACGCACTTGAAAAACGCTCTCAAAACTGCATGGACTACGATGATCTACTGACTCTGACAGTCTTTCTCCTCGAACACGATTCACAAGTTAGATACAGGGAGGCTTCGAAGTATAAATGGATATTGGTAGATGAATTTCAAGACACGAACATACTTCAGCTGAAACTCGTCGATCTTCTGTCGAGCGTTCATGGTAATGCCTTCGTGGTGGCTGACGATGCGCAGAGTATTTACTCTTTCAGAGGTGCACGGTTTGAGAACGTGAAAGATTTCGCTCACTCCAACGCCAAGATATTCAAGATACAGACGAATTATAGAAGTACTGAAGCGATAGTTGAATTCATCAACGCTATGATCCCGCGTTCGAGTGTGCCGAAGTTGCTCCGTTCAGTCAAACCCAACGGGATCAAACCGAAAGTGGTCAACACTTGGGACAAAGTGAGTGAAGCAAGCTTCGTGGCGAAAGAGATATTGAGGTTGCTCGAGTTCGGCTACGATCCGAATCAAATCGGTGTTTTGTACAGGAGCCATTCGCATTCTTTCGAATTGCAGTTGGAGCTCAGTAAGCACCAGATAGATTTTCGAATCCTTTCGGGATTGAGGTTCACAGAGACGGCACATGTGAAAGACGTTCTGGCTTTTCTAAGATTGGTTCAAAATCCAAGGGAAAAGATCTCTTGGATCAGAGTGGCTCGGTTGTTCCCCGGAATAGGTGTGAAAACGGCATCGGCCTTCGCCGACCATGCTTCTTCAATTGGTTCGATCGAATTTGAAGATATCTTTGACAGTTTTCCAAACAAGCGTCCCTCCCTGTTAAAGCTTGAAGAGGTTCTCCTGAACGTGGCTCGGCAAGACAGCGTTTCTGAGAAGATAGAATATCTGTACGAATCTTTCTACCGTGAATATTTGGAGAACAGTTACCATGACTACGTTGAAAGAAAAGCGGATGTGCAGAAGTTGATAGAGATAGCCGAGCGTTACAAATCTTTAGAAAGGTTCCTATCTGACCTCGCCATCAGTGAGGATGTGACCCGAGAAACTGGGGGAAGAAAGGTGACGCTCACAACGGTTCATCAAGCGAAAGGATTGGAATGGGATGTAGTTTTCATACTGAGTGTGAATCCAGGTGACTTCCCGAGCTACTACGCCATCACCGATGGAAAGTTGGATGAAGAAGAAAGAATCTTTTACGTCGCGATAACGCGCGCCAAAGAGTTACTCTACATAATGCGTCAAGAATCCACGAAACCTAGCTATTTTTACTGGATGAAGATGTCCGATTTCATTGAGAGAATTCCTAAACATCTCGTTGAATGGATTGATGTTGATTGA